A region of the Ctenopharyngodon idella isolate HZGC_01 chromosome 2, HZGC01, whole genome shotgun sequence genome:
ATGAAGCCCAGCACATGTATCGCTTTTACTGTGCCCACAAAAGGAAGCGACATGCCAGATTGTTTAGCGGATGAGACCTGAGACCCCTTTGGCGATTTATAAAGGCTACCACTGTCATGCTGTCTGATTAGACCAGGACATGGTGCCCCCTGAGTTCTGTCTGGAACTCCTTGAAGGCAAGAAGTACTGCCTTCATTtctaggcagttgatgtgccagcTCATCATTGACTCCATCCAAGAGCCAAAGGCCCGTCTGTCGTCACGTAGGGCGCCCTAACCTGTCTTGGAGGCGTCTGTCACGACTACATTCCTTCTGGTAAGCTCAGTTCTACCTTCAACTGATACAGATGGGGCGCTTTCCACGGGACCAGGGCTTTGGTACCACTGTGGGTCACTCTGAGAATGAGGCGGCCATGCTCGAGGTGGATGCGGGCCTTCAACCAGTGTTGTAGTGGCTGCATATGTAACAGGCCCAAGGGAACTACCGAGGAGGCTGCTGCCATGAGGCCCAGTAgtttctgaaatattttcagGGGGAGGTTGTCCCCAACTTTGAATGACGCCGCTAGTCTCTGAATTTTCAGGGAACGTTTGCCTGCTTTTGGGTTGAATACCGCCCCCAGGAATGAGATGTTTGCTGGGGGACAGCAAGCTTTTGTTCAGGTTTATTCTGAACCATAGTTCCTCCTTCAGTTGGGCTAAGAGCAACCAATCGTTGAGGTAATTCaggatgcattttttaaaacccAGTTTGACACACCGGGAATGACTTCCCAAGCCTGGCTCCAGGCGGCGAGTGGTTGAAGGGCCGCACACTGTGGTGGGGGGTGATGCTTGCAGCAGGATAATGAGGAGGAAGCGCTGCTTTTGATGGATGCGGGACTCGGCTTGGCGTTCTGCTGACTTGACAACTCAGGGACCATCAAATTGGCCATGGCACGACCAATCGCCTGGGCTGTAGATTTAGTGGTGCGCAGGGCAAGGTCGGTTGCACAGCTCCTTGAAGGCCACTGGGTCAGGACCCCTCTCATAAATGGCGCGGAGAAGTTTGGCCTGGTAAACTTGGAGGACCGCCATTATGTGAGGGCTGCAGGAGGGCAGAGATGCGCAGTGACGGACTCTTCCAATGGAGGAAGTTTAGTGTAGCCCTTTTCCTCTGCGCCATCAACCATGGTGAGTGCAGCTGAAGAGGAGTAATGGGGGGGGCATACCACGATTTTGTCAGTTTTTCGTGAACTTCTGGGAAGAACGGGGCTGGTCACTAGCGGGGGGCCTGTTGCCAGCGCCCCGGCTGCAAGAACCACTCATCGAGGTGGCTGCGGGTGGGCTCTTCTGGAGCCGACCAGTCCAAGCCCAACTCATTTATGGCCTTGGTAAGGACACGGATGAGTTCTGAGTCATAAGATTCAGCACGCTGTGGGGACAGTGAGACACGGGGGCGCTGGGCCGATGTGAGCTCGCTACAGCCCTGCTGCTCCACCCCGCTGCTCCACTGTTTTTGTCTTGAGCATGTGAGGTGGGATCTCTCTCTTTAAAGAAAGTGATCCGTGAGCGCAGCAGTGTGAGACTCATGCACTCGCAGTACAAGGGAAGCAGGGGAGCCCTGCATGAGCCACATTCGCAGCGCAACATTTTGTATCAAACACCGCTGCTCTTTAAGATAGAAATTTGCTCTTTTGTGCTTTCATCAGAAAGCTGCAGGGGAGAAGTGCTGAGTCAGCTGGAGTTGCGAGGCACTGTTAATCTGCTGCAGGTGGCTTGCTTCAACAGCGAGAGGCTTCTGTCTTGTCTTCTTCTGAGTCAGTGAGGAGATAATCTTTGCACTTGAAGGAGAAAAATTCTGACTAAAATGGCTTTCAGCGCGACTTAATTAGGCAGTCAGCCCTGCCTGTTTTGGCGGGCTGAAAAGCCATTTGTCTGTGCAGGTGCACAGACATGAACCAATCAGGCTTCAGTATTCAGAGAAAACTGTGTTTTCCTCATAAGCGTCAGAAAACACTGACGCAATGCGAGTGAACCTTATCGAAAGGGAGCCCGTGATGTTATACTCGGAGCGGTTTGTGACTCAAATTTATATGTttcaatggcaacactatcaacaccaAAACGAAACTGCAGCAGTCAGTTATAGGTCAGTGctctaagttgtttatgttcattattattttaatgttatgtgcttttgaaCATGAGATAGTTAAACGGCATCTCTCGTGACGCTTTTGTTTGCTCCCTGTTGTATGCGTTTGTGTTTTGAAGGACGAGTGGCTTTGGAGAttttctgaagggagggtgggatcttatgctttcaaagctagctcgttattgctagcctctctgaaaattGCCTACTCTACCTTTAAGGATTATCTTATAATTAGGGGTCCAAGCTGTGATATTAATGTTCTCCACTACAGGGAGACACGGGATAGGGAATCTTTTAAGCCCAATCTTTCtctatatgaaaataaatgcattgatCTTGTTCATTTGCATAGCTATGGTGTACtgacattttagttttatttaattagtcTACTAAAGAAATCTGTTAAAAGCTTATAGATcattaaatttaacttttttagagccaaataaaacacatttttaaataccaGACACAATTAAACATAATGTTGTCCATGTCTTTTTTCGATAACATTtctataaagacatttattgttttggtatgaataataaaacaaacacgtGTGTGTTAAACTGCTAAAAGTTAGGGGGCAAtacatttagaaatatattaaatgaaaatggcCTTAAGATAAATGCTTCAGATAAGGTTTTGAGCTGCAAATTAtcttcacatttatttgaaattgtcaTGTGACATGACGTGATTTAAGAGAAAAGGCAAAAATGACGGTGTTGAAGAGAGAGGACATTTCCAGAgtgaatgtatatttaattatattacattaggGACGTCTCCACAATTATTAACCAAGAAAAAATAACCAAATCTTTGCTTAACAAGCGTGAGTTTTCACAAATCCTTATGATAATAATTTTCAAGCTCTAACTAGCGATATTCTGAGTAATTGAGAAGCAGAACCTTTTTCGTACTTAACGAAGATCATAAATAGGTTGAGAAATGTAAacgttattgttttttttgtttgtttttttgtccagaagaaAGGAAGCTCCCCGTTTACTTGTATTTGTTTACAGAGAGCAGCAGTCTTGCCCAGCAGCCCAGACCGACGTCGGACTCGTTGACGTATCGCTGTGCGTAACATCACTAGTTTTtagttgtcgtgtaaacgtacccttaaaCACGGAACCAGGAAACTACTACAGGAAACCAGTACAGGCGACCGAAACGTTTAGCTGTTGTTAGCTTATCTCTGTCTGTGAGCGCATGCAATAAAATGGCAGAATCCAGTGTTTCTTTGGCTCAGGATCAGTTCAGCTGTTCAATCTGTCTGGATCTACTGAAGAATCCAGTGACCATTCCttgtggacacagttactgtatgAGCTGTATTACAGACTGCTGGGAtcaggatgatcagaagaaagtCTACAGCTGtcctcagtgcagacagaccttcaTTCCAAGACCTGTTTTAGGTAAAAACACCATGCTGGCTGAAGTGGTGGAGAAACTCAAGAAGACAAAACTACAAGCTGCTCGTCCTGCTCGGTGTTACGCTGGATCTGGAGATGTGGAGTGTGACGTCTGTACTGGAGACAAAAACAAAGCCATCAAGTCCTGTTTGCTGTGTCTGGAATCTTACTGTCAGACCCATTTTGATCGTCACGAGGAATTTCACTCTAGAAAGCGACACAAAATGACTGATGCCATTGAAAGACTGCAGGAGATGATCTGCCCTCAACATGACAGATTGCTGGAAATGTACTGTCGTACTGACCAGATCTGTGTATGCATTCTATGCATGGCGaatgaacacaaaacacatgatACCGTATCACCTGCTGAAGggaggacagagaaacaggtatcaataatatgttttttttttcttcaaacgGTGCCATTGCCGTGCTTTCTGCTGACTGTGGATGATCTTTGCACTGTAGATATGAAACCCAtatgttcacccaaaaatgaaaataatgtaatttattactcaccctcatgttctacacccgtaggaccttcgttcatcttcggaacacaaattaagatatttttgattaaatccaatggctcagcgaggcctgcatagacagcaatggtactcCCTCTCTCatgatccataaaggtactaaaaacatatttaaatcagttcatgtgagtacagtggttctatcttaatattataaagcggcgagaatattttttgtgcgtcaaaaaaacaaaaatgacttttttcaacaatatctagtgatggccgatttcaaaacactgcttcagagcgttatgaatcttttgagtcgaatcagtgattcggatcgcgtatcaaaccgccaaactgctgaaatcacatgactttggcgctccgatccactgatttgattcgtaaagctctgaagcttcaAGAAGCAGTGTtatgaacgacatgagggtgagtaattaatgacattattttcatttttgggtgaactaaccctttaagaaatccCACATGTTCTTAACAGACAGTCAGACACAAGTGttactgtaatttatttgtCCTACAGAAACACTTGGAAGAGACCCAGAGGAAATACCAGCAGATAATCGAGGAGAGACAGAAGGAGCTTGAGGATctgagagaggctgtggagtCTCACAAGGTGAGTTTAGAGCAGAATCAGTCAGTGAGGAGCCAGTGCTGGAGCTCTTTCCAGTCCCACTGAAGCCCACTGTGGGGAACAGGCTGTGTGAGGGACCAGTAAGAGCTGATTCTAATgcgtctctctctgtgtgtcctaacagcgctctgcacaggcagcagtggaggacagtgagaggatcttTACTGAGCTGatccgctccattgagagaagCCGCTCTGAGGTGACACAGCTGATCAGAGACCAGGAAAAGGTTCTTATAAGTCAAGCTGATGGACTCTTGGAGCAACTGGAGCAGGAGATTGatgatctgaggaggagagatgctgagctggagcagctttcacacacagGTCACATCCATTTCCTCCAGGTAACAAAGTTCTGAAAAATAGAATGTTCAGTTTTAGGAAGTAAGAAGATCTTATGTAGTAGGAATCTGATTTTCTGATTTTcctgctgtttgtttttgtgtctgtgt
Encoded here:
- the LOC127495206 gene encoding tripartite motif-containing protein 16-like protein is translated as MAESSVSLAQDQFSCSICLDLLKNPVTIPCGHSYCMSCITDCWDQDDQKKVYSCPQCRQTFIPRPVLGKNTMLAEVVEKLKKTKLQAARPARCYAGSGDVECDVCTGDKNKAIKSCLLCLESYCQTHFDRHEEFHSRKRHKMTDAIERLQEMICPQHDRLLEMYCRTDQICVCILCMANEHKTHDTVSPAEGRTEKQKHLEETQRKYQQIIEERQKELEDLREAVESHKRSAQAAVEDSERIFTELIRSIERSRSEVTQLIRDQEKVLISQADGLLEQLEQEIDDLRRRDAELEQLSHTGHIHFLQSFQSLAVPPGSTNLSGITVSSCLSFDNLRTFVSQLEDKLQHAFKEEKENLCRIVRYIEVIPTPEYRSRNEFLQYYQRFTLDSDSAHKYLRLSELNRVVTTMKKVQRHPDHPVRFTHLSQVLCRESVCGRCYWEVEWSGVVDISVSYKSISRKWWGDECRFGHNDQSWSLSCSESSCLFCYNYKQTSLPVVSSSCRIGVYVDHSAGTLSFYSVSDTMTLIHRVHTTFTQPLYPGFWVYYNAQVKLCDSE